A part of Aegilops tauschii subsp. strangulata cultivar AL8/78 chromosome 2, Aet v6.0, whole genome shotgun sequence genomic DNA contains:
- the LOC109782581 gene encoding probable metal-nicotianamine transporter YSL13, with protein MATAVPRTTGSDSSVVDVEMVEASEIRRRTRPGDRVSPPGDWGEWRQRDVAQGDQPTSLERVFADQRVPSWREQLTVRAFVASFFLAVMFNIIVMKLNLTIGVIPSLNVSAGLLGFFFVRLWTSAIERMGLLKQPFTRQENTVIQTCVVAAYGIPYSGGFGNYLLAMSGRIASQTTEANNPQNIKNPHLGWIIGFLFLVSFIGLFGLVPLRKIMIIDYKLTYPSGTATAYLINGFHTPHGAKIAEKQVKKLGKFLVLSFLWGFFQWFYTATDECGFQKFPSLGLQAFNNRFYFDFSSTYVGVGMICPHIVNVSILLGGILSWGIMWPLIANKRGSWFSADLPESSLRGMQGYRVFIAIAVILGDGLYHFLKMLILTVYSLRSRLKTGSASPFPVSDDEISNSTAAISYDEQRRKELFQKDQIPWYIAYGGYVAVAAVSIGTVPQIFPQLKWYQILVAYMVAPVLAFCNAYGAGLTDWSLVTTYGKLAIFAFGAWTGASNGGVLAGLAACGVMMSIVSTACDLMQDFKTGYLTLASPRSMFISQIIGTAMGCVIAPCVFWLFYKAFEDVGVSGSEYPAPNAAIFRSMAILGVDGFSSLPKNCITLCYIFFVGAIAVNLIRDLVPKKVSRFMPIPMAMAIPFYLGPYFGIDMFIGTVILFVWQRLDKVKSDTYAPAVASGLICGDGLWVLPQSMLALAKVKPPICMKFLSRGVNAKVDAFIATLS; from the exons ATGGCCACCGCTGTGCCGCGCACCACCGGCTCGGACTCGTCCGTGGTTGACGTGGAGATGGTGGAGGCGAGCGAGATCCGGCGGCGGACCAGGCCGGGCGACCGCGTGTCGCCGCCCGGCGACTGGGGAGAGTGGCGCCAGCGCGACGTCGCTCAGGGTGACCAGCCGACGTCCCTGGAGCGCGTGTTCGCGGACCAGCGCGTGCCGTCGTGGCGTGAGCAGCTCACGGTGCGCGCCTTCGTGGCGAGCTTCTTCCTGGCCGTCATGTTCAACATCATCGTGATGAAGCTCAACCTCACCATCGGCGTCATCCCCTCCCTCAACGTCTCCGCCGGCCTCCTCGGCTTCTTCTTCGTCCGCCTCTGGACGtcggccatcgagaggatggggCTCCTCAAGCAGCCCTTCACGCGCCAGGAGAACACCGTCATCCAGACCTGCGTCGTCGCCGCCTACGGCATCCCCTACAGCG GGGGCTTTGGTAATTACCTATTGGCCATGAGCGGCAGAATCGCTTCGCAGACAACAGAGGCAAATAACCCTCAAAATATCAAGAATCCGCATCTAGGATGGATAATTGGCTTCCTCTTCCTGGTCAGCTTCATTGGGCTCTTCGGTCTTGTGCCATTGAGAAAG ATTATGATCATTGACTACAAGCTGACCTATCCAAGTGGCACTGCAACTGCCTATCTCATAAACGGCTTTCACACACCCCATGGTGCCAAGATTGCAGA GAAGCAAGTGAAGAAACTGGGTAAATTCTTGGTTCTCAGCTTCTTATGGGGTTTCTTTCAGTGGTTCTACACAGCCACTGATGAATGTGGATTCCAGAAATTCCCATCATTAGGTCTGCAAGCTTTCAACAACAG GTTTTACTTTGACTTCTCTTCTACCTATGTCGGAGTTGGAATGATTTGCCCACATATTGTCAACGTATCTATTCTATTGGGAGGCATCCTCTCGTGGGGAATAATGTGGCCTCTTATAGCCAATAAAAGAGGCAGTTGGTTCTCTGCCGATCTCCCTGAGAGTAGTCTCCGTGGAATGCAAGGTTACCGG GTCTTCATAGCCATTGCCGTGATTCTTGGCGATGGCCTCTATCACTTTCTCAAGATGCTCATTCTGACGGTCTACTCATTAAGATCTCGACTCAAGACGGGCAGCGCTAGTCCATTTCCTGTCTCTGATGATGAAATAAGTAACAGTACTGCAGCTATCTCATATGATGAGCAGCGGCGCAAAGAACTATTTCAAAAGGATCAAATCCCCTGGTACATTGCATATGGAGGTTACGTTGCTGTTGCCGCTGTATCTATTGGCACAGTCCCGCAGATATTCCCTCAGCTGAAGTGGTACCAAATATTGGTAGCCTATATGGTAGCACCGGTACTTGCATTCTGCAATGCCTATGGAGCTGGCCTCACTGATTGGTCTCTTGTTACAACTTATGGGAAGCTTGCAATCTTTGCTTTCGGTGCATGGACAGGTGCTTCAAATGGAGGTGTTCTTGCCGGTCTGGCTGCCTGTGGTGTGATGATGAGCATTGTTTCTACTGCTTGTGATCTGATGCAGGACTTTAAAACAGGATACCTGACACTAGCGTCACCAAGGTCAATGTTCATCAGCCAAATCATAGGCACTGCAATGGGTTGCGTCATTGCTCCCTGTGTTTTCTGGCTTTTTTACAAGGCCTTTGAAGACGTTGGGGTCAGTGGAAGTGAGTACCCTGCACCAAATGCTGCCATCTTCCGCAGCATGGCAATACTAGGTGTCGATGGCTTCTCATCGCTGCCCAAAAACTGCATCACTCTTTGCTACATATTCTTTGTTGGAGCAATCGCTGTCAACTTGATAAGAGATCTTGTTCCCAAGAAGGTATCGAGATTTATGCCAATCCCAATGGCGATGGCGATACCATTCTACCTGGGACCATATTTCGGCATCGATATGTTCATCGGGACAGTGATCCTTTTTGTCTGGCAAAGGCTGGACAAAGTGAAATCAGACACATATGCACCTGCAGTTGCTTCCGGCTTGATTTGTGGTGATGGGTTGTGGGTTTTGCCCCAGTCAATGCTTGCTCTTGCCAAGGTGAAACCTCCAATCTGCATGAAGTTCCTGTCAAGAGGAGTGAACGCCAAGGTGGATGCTTTCATCGCAACATTATCGTAG
- the LOC109782582 gene encoding protein RETICULATA, chloroplastic-like, translating to MASASVSLSSLASSAAAAAAISSSPGCPPSKPFHDPKPLHLSVRLFPRFAKPQSLSCSGPHAPRAATGDGSGAGNRGDDSGGNGGKDGGGNDGDGGGEDDYEEAEFGPLLGFSEVARLAAARGVTLPADMIEAAKDAGIREVILLRYFDLQAAPWPLAAMIRALSVLRNRMLADPSFLFKVGIEVVIDSCCATLAEVQKRGEDFWAEFELYAADILIGIVVDIALVGMLAPYVRLGKASASTGLLGRFNRMAGALPSSVFEAERPGCRFTVQQRIGTYFYKGVLYGSVGFVCGIIGQGICNMIMNAKRSVKKTDEDIPVPPLIKSAALWGVFLAVSSNTRYQIINGLERVVEASPVAKGAPPVALAFTVGVRFANNIYGGMQFIDWARWSGVQ from the exons ATGGCCTCCGCCTCTGTTTCCCTCTCCTCCCTcgcttcctccgccgccgccgccgccgcgatctCCTCCTCCCCCGGCTGCCCTCCTTCCAAACCCTTTCACGATCCAAAACCTCTTCACCTTTCCGTCAGACTATTCCCCCGTTTCGCCAAACCTCAATCGCTCTCCTGCTCTGGGCCGCACGCCCCTCGCGCCGCCACCGGCGACGGATCGGGTGCCGGGAACCGTGGGGATGACTCGGGAGGAAACGGCGGAAAAGATGGAGGTGGCaacgatggcgacggcggcggcgaagaCGACTACGAGGAGGCCGAGTTCGGGCCGCTGCTCGGCTTCAGCGAGGTGGCGCGCCTCGCGGCCGCCCGCGGCGTCACGCTCCCGGCCGACATGATTGaagcggccaaggacgccggcATCCGGGAAGTGATTTTGCTCCGATACTTCGATTTGCAG GCCGCACCGTGGCCACTCGCCGCGATGATCCGGGCCTTGTCAGTGCTCCGCAACAGAATGCTCGCCGATCCGTCATTTCTCTTCAAAGTTGGCATCGAG GTTGTGATCGACTCCTGCTGTGCAACGCTTGCGGAGGTGCAGAAGAGGGGGGAGGATTTTTGGGCAGAGTTTGAGTTATATGCTGCTGACATTTTGATCGGGATTGTTGTTGATATCGCCCTAGTTGGGATGTTGGCTCCGTACGTAAGATTGGGAAAGGCGTCTGCTTCAACTGGGCTGTTAGGGAGGTTCAACCGGATGGCTGGAGCTTTGCCAAGCAG TGTTTTTGAAGCTGAAAGGCCAGGCTGCAGATTTACAGTCCAACAAAGAATTGGGACATACTTTTATAAG GGTGTTTTGTATGGCTCAGTTGGATTTGTCTGTGGTATTATCGGGCAGGGAATTTGCAATATGATAATGAATGCCAAGAG GAGTGTCAAAAAAACAGATGAAGATATTCCTGTTCCACCACTTATTAAAAGTGCTGCTCTTTGGG GCGTGTTCCTTGCTGTATCATCTAATACACGCTATCAGATCATCAATGGTCTGGAACGAGTAGTTGAGGCATCACCAGTTGCAAAGGGTGCCCCTCCTGTTGCACTGGCTTTCACCGTTGGTGTCCGCTTTGCCAATAACATCTATGGTGGTATGCAGTTTATCGACTGGGCTCGATGGAGTGGTGTCCAGTAA
- the LOC141020605 gene encoding wall-associated receptor kinase 1-like: MVLTMAAITLLPLLVTLLAAPATAAAAPVRRCPTSCGLIDFSYPFGVGPGCSLPGFNLTCDANTYSKRLLLGSPSVTVDYTILASGFISSLAVNIVRTVRMRPRAGAGTVSASASWDGPGRPFAISGASNMSLFVLGCGVTATLLDRGAAVGNCSVACAGEEVMRRLPNGLCVGVGCCRIDVGVHLRAFTLNLSRTGDGVSRDKLTFFVTGQDRYTFRPSDLDRDIHLDMVPPARLDWAIPSQPDCRHAMDDRVTYACVSNQSECRDSPIGGYACHCSRGFSGNPYAVDGCVPDQVYGSTQPKANCPTMCGNVSVPFPFGTELGCFARIHLYLTCNPGRSPAILQMTQHSLVTDISIDEGVLRIQKRSGPGDFLGDRDTTLYSFSGESGMVKWAVDDPTCREAMLNNKEYRCLSAHSHCVDVTDDRTSKHVGYRCKCSSGFQGNPYLEGGCTDINECLQPDKYTCNGICQNSLGSFTCFSCPRGTDFDIIARKCKASNVILGVTIGLSSGAGILFLAVITIIIIHRWKKGIQKQLKKRYFRKNKGILLEQLVSSDPSASDSTKIFSLEELEKATNYFDHSRVVGRGGHGTVYKGILMDQRVVAIKRAKLVASAEIDQFINEVAILSQINHRNVVKLHGCCLESEVPLLVYEFISSGTLYDLLNGAQDGRLLPMPWEERLRIATEIAGALTYLHSAASMSILHRDIKSMNVLLNDSHTAKVSDFGASRSIPIDQTHLVTAVQGTFGYLDPEYYHTGRLTEKSDVYSFGVILVELLMRKKPLIENENGEKQNLSNYFLWAMGERPLEEIVDKQVLQEQDMEAIKHVAFLARECLNLRGQKRPSMKDVEMRLQFLRARKVAPGKDEVVRSHRDVGGGDWHGGVVPAAGHDGTRQYSLEQEYASSLRIPR; the protein is encoded by the exons ATGGTCCTGACCATGGCGGCTATCACTCTCCTGCCGCTGCTGGTGACGCTTCTGGCCGCACCAGCCACGGCGGCGGCCGCGCCCGTCCGCCGTTGCCCGACGAGCTGCGGCCTGATCGACTTCTCCTACCCGTTCGGCGTAGGCCCCGGGTGCTCGCTGCCGGGGTTCAACCTCACCTGCGACGCCAACACGTACAGTAAGCGCCTCCTGCTCGGCAGCCCCAGCGTCACGGTGGACTACACGATCTTGGCGAGCGGCTTCATTTCCTCGCTCGCCGTCAACATCGTGCGCACGGTGCGCATGAGACCCCGCGCCGGCGCCGGGACGGTCTCCGCCTCGGCCTCGTGGGACGGCCCCGGCAGGCCGTTCGCCATCTCCGGCGCGTCCAACATGTCGCTGTTCGTCCTCGGCTGCGGCGTCACGGCCACGCTGCTCGACCGTGGAGCCGCGGTGGGGAACTGCTCCGTGGCCTGCGCCGGGGAGGAGGTCATGCGGAGGCTGCCGAACGGGCTCTGCGTCGGCGTGGGCTGCTGCCGCATCGACGTAGGCGTGCACCTCCGGGCGTTCACCCTCAACTTGTCGCGCACCGGCGACGGTGTCAGCCGGGACAAACTGACCTTCTTCGTCACCGGCCAGGACAGGTACACGTTCCGACCCAGCGATCTGGACCGTGACATTCACCTCGACATGGTTCCTCCGGCTCGGCTGGACTGGGCCATCCCCAGCCAGCCGGACTGCCGGCACGCCATGGACGACAGGGTGACATATGCCTGTGTCAGTAACCAGAGCGAGTGCCGGGACTCGCCGATCGGAGGCTACGCCTGCCACTGCTCCAGGGGCTTCTCCGGCAACCCCTATGCCGTCGATGGCTGCGTGCCGGACCAAG TTTATGGCTCCACCCAGCCGAAGGCGAACTGTCCGACGATGTGCGGGAACGTGAGCGTTCCATTCCCCTTCGGCACAGAGCTGGGCTGCTTTGCGAGGATCCATCTTTACCTGACATGTAACCCAGGGCGCTCTCCTGCCATCCTCCAAATGACCCAGCACTCCCTAGTCACCGACATTTCCATCGACGAGGGTGTGTTGAGGATTCAGAAGCGGTCCGGCCCGGGCGATTTCTTGGGGGATCGAGACACCACGCTCTACTCGTTCTCCGGAGAATCGGGGATGGTGAAGTGGGCTGTCGATGACCCGACGTGCAGGGAGGCGATGCTGAACAACAAGGAGTACAGATGCTTGAGCGCTCATAGCCACTGCGTGGATGTCACCGACGACAGAACAAGCAAGCATGTGGGATACAGGTGCAAATGCTCTTCCGGTTTCCAAGGAAATCCTTACCTCGAAGGTGGATGCACAG ATATCAACGAGTGCTTGCAGCCAGATAAATACACTTGCAATGGAATCTGTCAGAATAGCCTCGGAAGTTTTACTTGCTTTAGTTGCCCGCGCGGGACAGATTTTGACATAATTGCAAGGAAGTGCAAAGCATCAAATGTTATCTTAG GTGTTACCATTGGACTGAGCTCTGGCGCGGGGATTCTGTTTCTTGCCGTGATTACGATCATTATCATCCATAGATGGAAGAAAGGCATCCAGAAACAGCTCAAGAAGAGGTACTTTCGCAAGAACAAGGGCATCCTCCTTGAACAGCTCGTCTCCTCTGACCCAAGTGCCAGTGACAGCACCAAGATATTCTCCCTGGAAGAGCTAGAGAAGGCGACCAACTACTTTGACCACTCGCGCGTGGTCGGCCGTGGCGGCCACGGGACGGTCTACAAGGGCATCCTGATGGACCAGCGCGTTGTCGCCATCAAGAGGGCAAAGCTGGTGGCGAGCGCCGAGATCGACCAGTTCATCAACGAGGTTGCCATCCTGTCGCAGATCAACCATCGGAACGTCGTGAAGCTCCATGGATGCTGCCTGGAGTCCGAGGTCCCTCTGCTCGTCTACGAGTTCATCTCCAGCGGCACGCTCTACGACCTCTTGAACGGGGCGCAAGATGGTAGGCTTTTGCCGATGCCTTGGGAGGAGCGCCTAAGGATCGCCACCGAGATCGCGGGCGCGCTCACGTACCTGCACTCGGCAGCTTCAATGTCGATACTTCATCGAGACATCAAGTCCATGAACGTGCTCCTGAACGACAGCCATACGGCAAAGGTTTCAGATTTTGGTGCGTCGAGGTCGATACCAATTGACCAGACACATCTGGTCACTGCCGTGCAGGGCACCTTTGGCTACTTGGATCCGGAGTACTACCACACAGGCCGATTAACCGAGAAGAGCGATGTTTACAGTTTCGGAGTGATTCTTGTCGAGCTGCTGATGAGGAAGAAGCCGCTCATCGAGAACGAGAATGGCGAGAAGCAGAACCTGTCCAACTACTTCCTGTGGGCTATGGGGGAGAGGCCTCTAGAGGAGATAGTGGATAAGCAGGTTCTGCAGGAACAAGATATGGAGGCGATCAAGCACGTGGCTTTCTTGGCGCGAGAGTGCTTGAACCTGAGAGGGCAAAAGAGACCTAGCATGAAGGACGTGGAGATGAGGTTACAATTCCTGAGGGCACGGAAGGTTGCTCCAGGAAAGGATGAAGTGGTTCGATCTCACCGTGATGTAGGAGGAGGAGATTGGCATGGAGGCGTTGTTCCGGCGGCTGGTCACGATGGCACACGCCAGTACAGTCTAGAGCAAGAGTACGCGTCATCCTTGCGCATACCACGATAA